The segment AAAGAACTGTACAATGAGATTCGGAGAATGCGTGAGGAAGAGTGGAATTGATAAAAGGGGAGAGTCTGATGACTAAGAATGAACAAGCCAGATTATTCAAAGTAACCTTAAGCGACTGGAACGGTGCGGTGCGTGGACGGCCTACCCGGAGGATTGCAATATCTGCAAAGGCATCGCTGTAGGATCTTGCGGCAGTTACGAATACCCCCAAACATAAGCTGCTCCTCTTATTCGATTATGGCGATGAGTGGAGAATGATTGTTCAATATCTGGGAGAGACAGAAGTGAAGCCGGGACAGAAGCTGCCTATGATTACGGAGATCGAGGGAGAGGCACCGGATCAATATGGAGATTTTGATGATGCTGAAGACGAAGAGGATGAAGAGGCATAACTGGATATAAGATCCAGATCGGACAGGTATTAAAATCACGGGTGCGGGAGCCGGAGGAATGATGGAGGAATTAATCCACGTTATCCGGAACATTCCGAGCCTTTTTTTATTTACACACTAATTTACAAACCAACGGTCGGTATGTATAATCAATAGTAATCATATTCTAATTTAATCTAATCTTAACTATGCCAGGCAGAAGAGGAGAATAGCGATGAAGAACGCAGACCGGCGGGAGCAGACGATCCGGCAGCTGCTGGAGGCTACCAAGCAACTGCTGCGGGATAAGAGCTGTCATGCCATCACTTTGAAGGACATTATGGAGCAATCGCAATTGTCGAAGGGGGCTATATTTCATTACGTGAAGAGTAAGGATGAGATTTTTGCCTGGGTGCTGGAGGAGCGGCTTGACGCTGTGAATAATCGTTTTGAGGAGGAGGTGGCAGGCAGTCCGGATAAAGCTTTTGACGGGCCGATGCTGGCCATTGCCAGAAGTCTGGCTGGTCTTGAGGACAGCCATGAAGCGACCAACAAGGTGCTCCTATATCTGCTGGGCAAGGAGAATGAACCGGCGGTAGCGGAGGTACTTGAGCATTTTCATGAGCGGTCGGTGTCAGTCTCCAGACAGTGGATTATCACAGGGCAAAAGTACGGCGTGATCAAAGACAGCGTTAATCCTGATGAGACGGCGGAGCTGTTCGTCCTGCTGTCGCTGGGTCTGCGGGTACGCACCTCCATGCGCGCCTCTTCCGAGTCCCTGTCAGCGAAAGAGGTAGCCGGCTTTATGGCGGGTATCCTGAAGAATTAATGGTGAAGGAGGAGTGTACAATGGTTCCTTTTATCGCGCTTATCGCATCCTTTTTGCTGTTCCGGGGGATGGGTCTCCTGGGCTTGACATATTGGAATGACTGGCAAACCGCCCTTCAGTGGGCCGTAGCCATTATGCTGCTTCTGGGTGCTTCGGCTCACTGGGGACGGCGGCGGGCTGATCTGGTCAGAATGGTACCGCCCCTTTTTCCAAGGAAGGAATGGATTGTTACGGTTACCGGAATGCTGGAGATCGCCGGGGCTATTGGATTATTGCTGCCAGCTGTTTCCTTGGCCGCTGCCGTGTGCCTGATTGTGCTGCTGATTGCCATGCTCCCCGCCAATATCTATGCAGCACGCACTCAGTTGACGATTGGCGGCAAGCCGGTCCCGAAATTACCGGTCCGCATAGGGATTCAGCTCGTTTTTATCACTGCAGTGCTGCTCGCATCCCCGTTACTCTACCTGCCTTAATCGTGGACAGGACTCCAGCTCCTCTTTTACAAATTGCATTAAAAGCTTCTTGGATGAGGAATGATACTCAACATTGCGTGATTGCAGCAGGCCAACGGGAATGGAGGCGTTCTTCAGCTCAATATGAAGTCTTACGACATTCGGAGGTAATGGCGTAGATTCGAGGACGGCTCCGATAGAAGGGATTTGCCGGACGAAGCCCGCAATGGCGGAGATTTGACTTACTGTATGCAGAAAAGGAGTGTCGGTGTACCGGGAGAAATGCTTCGCTAATTGGGAATGATATAGACAGGTAGCTCCCCCGGCAATGATTGGATAACCAAGCAATTCCTCGAAAGTGATCTCATCTTTTGCGGCCAAAGGGTGGTTGTTCCCTGCGATAAAAGATATCCGCTCCTGATACAAGGGTTCGAAGTGATACGAAGATAGGTCAACAGGCTCTCCACAGATGGCAAAATCCAATTGATTCTGAAGCAGTGCATGCGAGAGCGAAGCGGTGTTACCGATCACAAAATGGCAGGATACATTAGGCTTATGCTCCATGAAGCGAAGAAGCGACTTTGGCAGTACATGCTCCGTCAACATTTCCAGCCCGCCGATACTAAGCGTACCGATCTCTTCTTTTTGCAGAGCCTTGGCCTGACCCGCAACATAGGTCCAATGCCGAATCAGACTATCGATCTCAGCGGCAAATATCCGCCCCGAAGCTGTAAGCTCAGAGTCCCAGCCCCGTTTGAACAGCTTGATGCCCAGTTCCTTCTCCAGACGTTGAACCTGATTGGTGATTGTGGACTGCGCGTAGTTCAGTTTGGCGGCGGCTTTAGAGAAGTTTCCTTCTTGCAGGATAGTTTGAAATGTAGTTAGTTCTTTTAGGTCCATTAGCAGATATCTCCATCGGATAAATTGAATTATTATATCATTTAATTCAATTATACAGAATAAGAGGCGGAGAGTACAATGAAGTTACACCAGTAAAGGAGTGAAGTGACATGCCTTTTGTCAGAGTCAGTTACTTGGAGAACAAATATGATGACCAACAGCTGCCCATCATTAGCCGTGAAATTATGAGTGCTCTCGTGGAGCATTTTAACGTGCCGCCAGATGATTTCTTTCAGGTATTTCATGCCCATAAAGCAAGCGGATTTTATTACAGCCCGAATTACTTAAACATAGAGCGGAGTGATGGGTTGCTCTTTATTCAAATTACGCTGAAATCCGGGAGAAGCAAGGAGCAGAAAAAGGGCTTTTACAGCAAACTGGCCGAAATGTTGTCGAGCACCCTGGGCATCAGGAAAGAAGACGTCTTCGTCGTACTGGTCGATACAGAATTCGAGGATTGGACGTTTGGCAATGGCATCGCTCAGATGATTGAATGAATGATACTTGAAGGAAATGGAGGTTTTGGAATGAAGCATCGGAAAATTGCATCGAATGCCCATGAGGCCTTCGGAGATATTGCTCCTTCGTTCGCGCGTTATTCGGAGGAGGTGCTCTTCGGGGAGGTATGGAGAAGGGAACAGTTATCGCTTCGGGAACGCAGTCTCCTGACGATATCGGCCCTGGTTGCCGGCGGGCTTACCGAACAGTTACCCTTTCATATCCGTCTGGCCCTGGACAACGGTCTATCCGAGGAAGAATTGATCGAGGCCATGACTCATCTCGCCTTTTATGCAGGCTGGCCGCGTGCCGCATCGGCGATACTGGTTGCCAAGGGGATTTTCGAGGAGATATAACCACAATTGCGCATGTGAGCGAAAGCTCCGTGCGCTTTTTTTTGGTTTAGACAATTTTTTTGATAAGTGGTTAGAAAATCGCTGTTTTTTCATTTTTTTTAGAGCTATACCCCGATTAGGTCCTGGTGAATCGGTTTTTGTCGAGAATTGTTAAGAGTTTGTTTAGAGCTGTCTGCTAGAATGAAGCCCAGATATGAATTTTCTAAGGGGGCAGGTGCTACACTCCAGCAGAATTTGCAATATAGCACAGGATGAATGAACAAGGGGGAGCGATACATTGTTTAAGGGTAAGGGATTGAAAAAATATTTCTCGTTGTTACTCGTGATCAGCTTAGTTTGGACCGGAGCCTTTCCGGTATATGCGGGTTCGACAGACAATGGTGCGGCAAGCTGGTTGTCTCTCGATACGGCGCCAGGCGGAATTACATTAAATGCAGTAGCAATAGGCACCGGTACAGTAATGGTGGGCAATGGAGGAGAAATTGGTGCATTAAGCAGCTCCATGACCTGGACAGACCGCGAATCAGGTGTGACCGAGAATTTGAACGATATTATCCATACGGGTACAGATGGCGAATATGTTGCAGTCGGTGACAATGGGATAGTCCTAACGTCAACAGATGGCGTGTCCTGGACACCATCCGATGGTTCCTTCGGTATGAACTGGAATGGAGTCAGTTACGGCGATGAAAAATTAGTTCTAGTCGGCGATTCAGGATTTATCATGATAAAAAATGACAACGGCACTGACTGGGAAATAGTATACTCAGACCCTGCTACGAATCTGAACGCTGTGGCTTACGGCAACGGTACGTTTGTAGCAGTGGGCGATAACGGTACGGTGGTAATTTCCAAGGATGGACTTGAGTGGACCCCGGTAACACGTAAAACAACCGAAAATTTAAAGGGCATCAGCTTCGGCGGTGGCATGTTCATGGCTGTCGGGGCGTCGGGAACCATTATTATCTCTCCGGAAAGTAAAAAAGGCGTTGAGCAGACCCTGGATTCTAAAGTGAATCTGAACGGAGTGGCTTCCGGGAACGGGGTATTTATGGCCGCAGGAGACGGCGGTAAGGTTTTCTCTACTAGTGATATGGGGCAGAATTGGAAGCCTGAAAATACAGGTGTGACTACAACCCTTAATGGAATCGCATTTAATCAGAACCATAACCGCTTTATCGCTGTGGGTGTAACTGGTGGGATCATTGAGTCCAATGCCGTTCCAAACATTCCGCGGGTGCTCAGTCTGACTCCGGGAAATGATGAGACCGATGTAGCAGTAGATGCAAACCTGGAGCTGATGTTTAATCAGCCGGTGACGGCAGCCACTGGAGACGACTTTAATATTAAAATATTCAAGGCTGCGGATCTGTCCGCTCCGGTTGAAATCATCCCGGCGGATGACACCAGCAGAGTAACGGTAAATCCAGCTACCAATACGGTCACGGTTAATCCGGGTAAGAATTTCGATCAAGGTACGAAATATGCTGTAACAATTGACGCGGATGCTTTCACTAACGGTGGAAGCGGCAATGCAGCTATCGCAGCGGGTGATTGGAGCTTCACGACACTAGCTGGACCAGGAGATGAGACCGCTCCAACCGTTATGGATTATTCTCCTGTGCCAGGGGCGACAGGAGTTGATATTGAATCGAATCTGACGCTTACATTCGATGAACCTGTAACGAAGGATAGCGGCAGCATTCTGATTTACAAAAGTACGGATGAAGTTAATCCGGTAGAAGTCATTCAGCTTGATGATGTTACGGTTCTTGATAAGGTGGTAACGATTGATCCTTATGCAAAACTGGAATATGGTACAACCTACTATGTAATCATTAGTGACGGAGCTTTCAAAGATCTGGCAGAAAACTCTAACTCTTATACAGGTATCTCGGATAAGGACACTTGGAGATTCACAACCGCCGAAGCGCCTGATACAACACCGCCGGTGGCAAGCGGGTTTACTCCTGAGAATGGAGCAAAGAATGTAGAGATTGGCACCAATCTGAGCTTTATTTTCAACGAGGATGTACAGAGATCGGAAGGCAGTATTAAAATTTACAACAGCACGAACAGCAGTGCTCCACCGGTCACGATTCCTGCCGATTCTATGCAAGTCATTATTGACGCCAACGTAGTAACGATCAATCTGGAGGCTGACCTTGATTACAGTACAACCTACTATGTACAGATTGAGAACAATGCATTTGCGGATATGGCGGGCAACAGCTATGCGGGTATCACTAACGATACAACCTGGCGGTTTACTACTACCAGCGAACCCGATAAGACGGCACCCATCGTAAGCACATACTCGCCTGAGAATGGGGCAACAGAGGTAGCTATCGGAGCTAACCTGGAGCTTGCTTTCAGCGAGAATGTAGTGGCAGGGGAAGGCAGCATTAAGATCTACAGCCCTGACTCCGACAAAGCGGTAGCTACTATTGCTGCCAGTGATGCAATCATTCTGAACAATAAAGCAACAATCCATCTGGCTCAACATCTGGAGTATGGTACAAGCTACTATGTGTTGATTACTGAAGATGCGTTTGCAGATTTATCTGGAAATTTCTTTGCGGGAATCTTGGACAGCACAACCTGGCAGTTCACCACCCCGGCTGCGCCGGATACAACTGCACCTGTGTTAAACGCTTACTCACCTGCGAATGGTGCAACGGGTGTAACTATTGGAGCTAATCTGGAGCTTACCTTCAGCGAGAATGTAAAAGCAGGGGAAGGCAATATCGTAATCTACAATAGTGCGAATCATGCACCGGCAGCGACGATTCCTGCGGCTTCCGGAAATGTAAGCATCCAGAGCAATGTAGTGACGATTAATCCTACGGATGATCTGAAGTACGGTGCGAGCTACTATGTACAGATTGGAGCCGGGGCATTTACTGATCTCGCAGGCAACAGCTATGCCGGCAATGCGGAGAGCACAATCTGGCAATTCACAACCACAGATGCACCGGATCGGATCTCGCCTACGGTGATTACGTATTCGCCGGAGCCGTGGGCCACCGAAGTGGCAGTGAAAGCGAATCTGGTCCTGACCTTCAGCGAAAATGTACGGGCGGCAGCGGGTACCATTGAGATTTTCCGCAGCACCGATGACATTCATCCGGTCGTGACGATTCCTGCCCTTTCGGACATGATAACGATCCTGAACAATGTCGTAACCATCAATCCGGCGGATAACCTGGAGCATGGGACGAGTTACTTTGTACGTATTTCCGAAGGAGCATTTACAGATCTCGCAGGCAACAGCTATACCGGCATTGCAGGCATTAACGCCTGGCGGTTTGTGACCACCAGTGCGCCAGATACAGCAGCCCCGGTAGTAACATCTTACAGTCCGGCAGGTAATGCAACACATGTACCTGTATCTACTGCACTCATATTGACCTTTAACGAGAATGTGTTAGCTGGAAATGC is part of the Paenibacillus sp. FSL M7-0420 genome and harbors:
- a CDS encoding TetR/AcrR family transcriptional regulator → MKNADRREQTIRQLLEATKQLLRDKSCHAITLKDIMEQSQLSKGAIFHYVKSKDEIFAWVLEERLDAVNNRFEEEVAGSPDKAFDGPMLAIARSLAGLEDSHEATNKVLLYLLGKENEPAVAEVLEHFHERSVSVSRQWIITGQKYGVIKDSVNPDETAELFVLLSLGLRVRTSMRASSESLSAKEVAGFMAGILKN
- a CDS encoding DoxX family protein; protein product: MVPFIALIASFLLFRGMGLLGLTYWNDWQTALQWAVAIMLLLGASAHWGRRRADLVRMVPPLFPRKEWIVTVTGMLEIAGAIGLLLPAVSLAAAVCLIVLLIAMLPANIYAARTQLTIGGKPVPKLPVRIGIQLVFITAVLLASPLLYLP
- a CDS encoding LysR family transcriptional regulator; its protein translation is MDLKELTTFQTILQEGNFSKAAAKLNYAQSTITNQVQRLEKELGIKLFKRGWDSELTASGRIFAAEIDSLIRHWTYVAGQAKALQKEEIGTLSIGGLEMLTEHVLPKSLLRFMEHKPNVSCHFVIGNTASLSHALLQNQLDFAICGEPVDLSSYHFEPLYQERISFIAGNNHPLAAKDEITFEELLGYPIIAGGATCLYHSQLAKHFSRYTDTPFLHTVSQISAIAGFVRQIPSIGAVLESTPLPPNVVRLHIELKNASIPVGLLQSRNVEYHSSSKKLLMQFVKEELESCPRLRQVE
- a CDS encoding tautomerase family protein, which translates into the protein MPFVRVSYLENKYDDQQLPIISREIMSALVEHFNVPPDDFFQVFHAHKASGFYYSPNYLNIERSDGLLFIQITLKSGRSKEQKKGFYSKLAEMLSSTLGIRKEDVFVVLVDTEFEDWTFGNGIAQMIE
- a CDS encoding carboxymuconolactone decarboxylase family protein, with amino-acid sequence MKHRKIASNAHEAFGDIAPSFARYSEEVLFGEVWRREQLSLRERSLLTISALVAGGLTEQLPFHIRLALDNGLSEEELIEAMTHLAFYAGWPRAASAILVAKGIFEEI
- a CDS encoding Ig-like domain-containing protein; the protein is MFKGKGLKKYFSLLLVISLVWTGAFPVYAGSTDNGAASWLSLDTAPGGITLNAVAIGTGTVMVGNGGEIGALSSSMTWTDRESGVTENLNDIIHTGTDGEYVAVGDNGIVLTSTDGVSWTPSDGSFGMNWNGVSYGDEKLVLVGDSGFIMIKNDNGTDWEIVYSDPATNLNAVAYGNGTFVAVGDNGTVVISKDGLEWTPVTRKTTENLKGISFGGGMFMAVGASGTIIISPESKKGVEQTLDSKVNLNGVASGNGVFMAAGDGGKVFSTSDMGQNWKPENTGVTTTLNGIAFNQNHNRFIAVGVTGGIIESNAVPNIPRVLSLTPGNDETDVAVDANLELMFNQPVTAATGDDFNIKIFKAADLSAPVEIIPADDTSRVTVNPATNTVTVNPGKNFDQGTKYAVTIDADAFTNGGSGNAAIAAGDWSFTTLAGPGDETAPTVMDYSPVPGATGVDIESNLTLTFDEPVTKDSGSILIYKSTDEVNPVEVIQLDDVTVLDKVVTIDPYAKLEYGTTYYVIISDGAFKDLAENSNSYTGISDKDTWRFTTAEAPDTTPPVASGFTPENGAKNVEIGTNLSFIFNEDVQRSEGSIKIYNSTNSSAPPVTIPADSMQVIIDANVVTINLEADLDYSTTYYVQIENNAFADMAGNSYAGITNDTTWRFTTTSEPDKTAPIVSTYSPENGATEVAIGANLELAFSENVVAGEGSIKIYSPDSDKAVATIAASDAIILNNKATIHLAQHLEYGTSYYVLITEDAFADLSGNFFAGILDSTTWQFTTPAAPDTTAPVLNAYSPANGATGVTIGANLELTFSENVKAGEGNIVIYNSANHAPAATIPAASGNVSIQSNVVTINPTDDLKYGASYYVQIGAGAFTDLAGNSYAGNAESTIWQFTTTDAPDRISPTVITYSPEPWATEVAVKANLVLTFSENVRAAAGTIEIFRSTDDIHPVVTIPALSDMITILNNVVTINPADNLEHGTSYFVRISEGAFTDLAGNSYTGIAGINAWRFVTTSAPDTAAPVVTSYSPAGNATHVPVSTALILTFNENVLAGNANIELVNAENGEVVKSIKADDKTLVSIANSTVSINTNGLLKQGGSYYVLIQAGAFTDESGNSYAGLADSKVWSFSAVPVPVTPTDPPTPAPGGGSGSGGGAPAPVPTPSPQTESINANVENGAAQGSMVSSVVITRTKDANGVKSDTLTFTLEQAIRAVNELKAAGSNIARIIVPDQKDEVAGTRLTIPAASSKQFADNQITLDLFTVNAEVKVPGSSMAGVGTDIYFNLVPLKTSQQSAEVEALAKAQVQSVSRGATVTLVSRPVTIETNLQSRPVTLVLPLSNSSLTAEQLKALAVFIQHSDGTKELVKGEIVPFGQTGKSGIQFSISKFSTFTVVLAQDPAAQLKAYMTGYTDGTFKPGNSITRAEAASIIARTFSQSAVTAGVAYSDVPAGHWAADAIGQVTRSGIMKGYGGGSFKPNQTITRAEMATILSRLITSAQTQAAGFSDIAGHWAQAAVEQMSQAGIITGYEDGTFRPDQTLTRAEAVTIVNRALGIAPLTSAVQKWTDVPAGYWAFGSIQAASVDHSAE